The following are encoded together in the Drosophila biarmipes strain raj3 chromosome 3L, RU_DBia_V1.1, whole genome shotgun sequence genome:
- the LOC127010831 gene encoding heparan sulfate 2-O-sulfotransferase pipe-like: MIFHMYQKTLQNRNRNNRKPQVDPDVRAMVRRNFTHEYDFYYFCKQRLYTQYIALKRNEMDRLHNP, from the exons ATGATCTTTCATA TGTACCAAAAGACCTTACAGAATCGTAATCGCAATAATAGAAAGCCCCAGGTGGACCCAGACGTCAGGGCCATGGTCAGGCGTAACTTCACCCATGAATACGACTTTTACTACTTCTGCAAACAGCGCCTATATACGCAGTACATAGCCCTCAAGCGAAATGAAATGGATCGACTGCATAACCCCTAA
- the LOC108035923 gene encoding heparan sulfate 2-O-sulfotransferase pipe: MNVEREYSVVGTWEHTNETLAVLEAYVPRYFADASKMYYSGLHVDKQNVNPMKPHISQEILDMVRRNFTREIEFYQFCRQRLHKQYLAIKLNDLKRVDKTLARLSEAKDMGTHNQFLGLI; the protein is encoded by the exons ATGAATGTGGAACGGGAATACTCTGTGGTGGGAACTTGGGAGCACACAAATGAGACCCTGGCTGTTTTAGAAGCCTACGTGCCTCGCTATTTTGCAGATGCCTCCAAGATGTACTACT CGGGTCTGCATGTGGACAAGCAAAATGTTAACCCAATGAAGCCGCATATCTCGCAGGAGATTTTAGACATGGTTCGCCGGAATTTCACACGGGAAATCGAATTTTATCAGTTCTGTCGCCAGCGTTTGCACAAACAGTACCTAGCCATCAAACTGAATGATCTCAAGCGGGTGGACAAGACATTGGCCAGGTTAAGTGAGGCCAAAGATATGGGCACACACAACCAGTTTTTaggtttaatttaa